The Candidatus Microthrix subdominans genome includes a window with the following:
- a CDS encoding chorismate-binding protein — protein MSSELTRERFGELAADFTVVPVWRQLLADLTTPVAAFARLCEGDEPGFLLESVELGGGWGRWSFVGRRPLARLSLAGGQVTVDARPGPLSDLLAELPPVGMLATIEAMGRILTAPSSESIGFPEGAEPPLHSGLVGYLGYDVVREVEHLPDTPLDDRGFPEAVQSVIGELAAYDHFSQRVTLIVNVVVPPDADEAMLDDLFDNAVAALDTLTADGARPLDEPLVHPPRSDDPVPPVRASLDETAYCQAVEVAKEHILDGDIFQVVLSTRYEFDLDADPFDVYRVLRQINPSPYMFFVREPELVLVGCSPEPLVQLLGDRVISRPIAGTRFRGRTPEHDRKLAAELAEHPKERAEHLMLVDLARNDVGRVVQFGTCEVEELMTLEKFSHVMHLTSQVAGTLAEGKTPADVLAATLPAGTVSGAPKVRAMELIDELEPIKRGPYSGVVGYLDFSGNIDTAIAIRTMVIDRHPDQSIAPWRGAVQAGAGIVADSDPADEYLETRNKAKALLVAVPAAERMTAQRLS, from the coding sequence ATGAGCTCCGAGCTGACCCGCGAGCGCTTCGGCGAGCTGGCTGCCGACTTCACCGTCGTGCCGGTCTGGCGCCAGCTGCTCGCCGATCTCACCACCCCGGTGGCGGCGTTCGCCCGCCTGTGCGAGGGCGACGAGCCGGGTTTCCTGCTCGAGTCGGTCGAACTGGGCGGGGGATGGGGTCGGTGGTCCTTCGTCGGCCGCCGCCCACTGGCCCGCCTGTCGCTGGCCGGCGGTCAGGTCACGGTCGACGCCCGTCCGGGGCCACTCAGCGACCTGCTCGCCGAGCTGCCCCCCGTCGGCATGCTGGCGACGATCGAGGCGATGGGGCGGATCCTGACCGCCCCGAGCAGCGAGTCGATCGGATTCCCCGAGGGCGCCGAGCCGCCGCTGCACTCCGGCCTGGTCGGCTATCTGGGATACGACGTCGTCCGCGAGGTGGAGCACCTGCCCGATACGCCCCTCGACGACCGCGGGTTTCCCGAGGCGGTTCAGTCGGTGATCGGCGAGCTGGCCGCCTACGACCACTTCAGCCAGCGGGTCACGCTGATCGTCAACGTCGTCGTGCCGCCCGATGCCGACGAGGCGATGTTGGACGATCTGTTCGACAACGCGGTGGCGGCGCTCGACACGCTGACCGCCGATGGTGCCCGTCCGCTCGACGAGCCGCTCGTCCACCCGCCCCGCAGCGACGATCCGGTGCCGCCGGTGCGGGCCAGCCTGGACGAGACCGCCTACTGCCAGGCGGTTGAGGTGGCCAAGGAGCACATCCTCGACGGCGACATCTTTCAGGTGGTGCTGTCCACCCGCTACGAGTTCGACCTCGACGCCGACCCCTTTGACGTCTACCGGGTGCTGCGCCAGATCAACCCCAGCCCCTACATGTTCTTCGTCCGCGAGCCCGAGCTGGTGTTGGTGGGCTGTTCACCCGAGCCGCTGGTGCAGCTGCTGGGCGACCGGGTGATCTCCCGGCCGATCGCCGGCACCCGCTTTCGGGGCCGCACGCCGGAACACGACCGCAAGTTGGCCGCCGAACTGGCCGAGCATCCCAAGGAGCGGGCCGAGCACCTGATGCTGGTCGACCTGGCCCGCAACGACGTGGGCCGCGTGGTCCAGTTCGGCACCTGCGAGGTGGAGGAGCTGATGACGCTGGAGAAGTTCAGCCACGTCATGCACCTGACCAGCCAGGTGGCCGGCACCCTCGCCGAGGGCAAGACCCCCGCCGACGTGCTGGCGGCGACGCTGCCCGCCGGCACGGTGTCGGGCGCGCCCAAGGTGCGGGCGATGGAGCTGATCGACGAGCTCGAGCCGATCAAACGCGGCCCATACTCCGGTGTTGTCGGCTACCTGGACTTCTCCGGCAACATCGACACGGCCATCGCCATCCGCACGATGGTGATCGATCGCCATCCCGACCAATCCATCGCCCCGTGGCGAGGTGCGGTGCAGGCGGGTGCGGGCATCGTCGCCGACAGCGATCCGGCCGACGAGTACCTGGAGACCCGCAACAAGGCCAAGGCGCTTTTGGTTGCCGTACCAGCCGCCGAGCGGATGACCGCCCAGCGGTTGTCCTAA
- a CDS encoding DUF5615 family PIN-like protein: MKLALDHHYPSSIAPALRDHGHDAVAAIERGWQAEEDEDLLEFCASEGRSLLTNNVADFAIIARRWRSEGRSHLGLIFTSDSTLPRTHHASGRYIDALNGLLLANPGDHDLVDQIRWL, translated from the coding sequence GTGAAGCTGGCGCTCGACCACCACTACCCGTCGTCGATCGCGCCGGCGCTTCGAGATCATGGGCACGACGCCGTGGCAGCGATCGAACGGGGTTGGCAGGCGGAGGAGGACGAGGACTTGCTTGAGTTCTGCGCGAGCGAGGGGCGCTCGCTGTTGACCAACAACGTCGCCGACTTCGCCATCATCGCTCGTCGTTGGCGGAGCGAGGGACGATCACACCTCGGCCTGATCTTCACCTCCGACTCGACGCTGCCCCGAACCCACCATGCCAGCGGCCGCTACATCGACGCACTCAACGGGTTGCTTCTAGCCAATCCCGGCGATCACGATCTCGTCGACCAGATCCGCTGGCTTTAG
- a CDS encoding type II toxin-antitoxin system PemK/MazF family toxin: MNRGEIWWAYVGNKRRPVLIVTRNEVIDVRSLVTVAEISTTSRGLAAEVEVEDTVGLDRPSVVNCDGLHTIEQRVLTGRVGLVDEPVMDQVCEAIGYALGC; the protein is encoded by the coding sequence ATGAATCGCGGAGAGATCTGGTGGGCCTATGTTGGCAACAAACGACGGCCGGTTTTGATCGTGACGCGGAACGAGGTGATCGATGTGCGCAGCCTGGTCACGGTGGCCGAAATCAGCACTACCAGTCGGGGCCTGGCTGCCGAAGTCGAGGTCGAAGACACTGTGGGCCTCGATCGACCCTCGGTGGTCAACTGCGATGGACTCCACACGATCGAGCAGCGGGTGTTGACCGGCCGGGTCGGCCTCGTTGATGAGCCGGTCATGGACCAGGTGTGCGAAGCGATCGGCTACGCCCTCGGCTGTTGA
- a CDS encoding type II toxin-antitoxin system CcdA family antitoxin, whose amino-acid sequence MASTRTSFTLDESLAEKARVLNINISAAARDGVAAAVREALAASDRAAYLRNPEQADPFWDDAEAWSAE is encoded by the coding sequence ATGGCATCGACGCGCACCAGTTTCACCCTCGACGAATCGCTCGCCGAGAAGGCTCGGGTGTTGAACATCAACATCTCGGCTGCGGCCCGAGATGGAGTCGCTGCCGCCGTTCGAGAAGCTCTGGCCGCGTCGGACCGGGCTGCCTACCTGCGGAATCCGGAGCAGGCGGACCCGTTCTGGGACGACGCCGAGGCCTGGAGCGCCGAATGA
- a CDS encoding multicopper oxidase domain-containing protein, with protein MLAATPVVVAACSDNDTGGDGAGAQVAADVVPQMVPLSALKDADPGEVHLAYAPAVPPPAQRSEPRRFDVHLEVVEGMGDLDPSNNVMTEMWGFKVFGDKNKTTGAPGPVVRGRVGDVVRVTLTNPKSNMHPHNIDFHAVTGMHGGASDLLVPPGESAAIQARLLYPGAFMYHCAAEDVPMHIAMGMYGMFIVDPAEPLPKAEHEWAVMQSEWFVDEPGSDGMATFNRQNVTDENPRYVTFNGSVGAIADDNALKMKVGERARIYFVNEGLNLTSNFHPIGSQWDVVYPEAATHPDNVVIRGSQSTSVVAGGGTVVEMLGMTPSMVVLVDHALARAFDKGAIGHVMIDGPEDPEVYSKIQPPKDGGGGGGGEVVTPTTAAAAVDPSKPVETNEVTIIKGAFDPANADRSYTPPTIKVAVGDKVTWSNEDTIFHTVTSGPSDGSKAEPDGKFDSGNIEAGDTFSYTFTEAGEFPYHCEPHPWMIGTVIVE; from the coding sequence ATGTTGGCGGCGACCCCCGTGGTCGTTGCCGCCTGCAGTGATAACGACACGGGCGGCGACGGAGCCGGAGCCCAAGTGGCCGCCGACGTCGTGCCCCAGATGGTGCCGCTGTCGGCGCTGAAGGATGCCGACCCCGGCGAGGTTCACCTCGCCTACGCACCGGCGGTGCCGCCGCCCGCTCAGCGTTCAGAGCCGCGACGCTTCGACGTGCACCTCGAGGTGGTCGAGGGGATGGGCGACCTCGACCCATCGAACAACGTGATGACCGAGATGTGGGGCTTCAAGGTCTTCGGTGACAAGAACAAGACCACCGGCGCACCAGGCCCCGTCGTCCGAGGTCGGGTGGGAGACGTGGTGCGCGTCACGCTCACCAACCCCAAGTCCAACATGCATCCGCACAACATCGACTTCCACGCAGTCACCGGCATGCACGGCGGTGCCTCCGACCTGCTGGTGCCGCCGGGCGAGTCTGCTGCCATCCAGGCCCGGCTGCTGTACCCGGGCGCCTTCATGTACCACTGCGCTGCCGAGGATGTGCCGATGCACATCGCCATGGGTATGTACGGCATGTTCATCGTCGATCCCGCCGAACCGCTTCCCAAGGCCGAACACGAGTGGGCGGTCATGCAGAGCGAGTGGTTTGTCGACGAGCCCGGCAGCGACGGCATGGCCACGTTCAACCGTCAGAACGTGACCGACGAGAACCCCCGCTACGTCACCTTCAACGGCTCGGTCGGCGCCATCGCTGACGACAATGCGCTGAAGATGAAGGTTGGGGAGCGGGCCCGCATCTACTTCGTCAATGAGGGCCTCAACCTCACCTCCAACTTCCACCCGATCGGGTCCCAATGGGATGTGGTGTACCCCGAGGCGGCCACCCATCCCGACAACGTGGTGATCCGTGGGTCGCAGTCGACCTCGGTCGTCGCCGGCGGCGGCACGGTCGTCGAGATGCTCGGTATGACGCCGTCCATGGTCGTGCTGGTGGACCATGCCCTGGCCCGGGCATTCGACAAGGGTGCGATCGGCCACGTCATGATCGACGGCCCGGAGGACCCCGAGGTGTACTCGAAGATCCAGCCGCCGAAGGATGGCGGCGGTGGCGGAGGCGGCGAGGTGGTCACCCCGACGACCGCAGCGGCCGCGGTCGATCCGTCCAAGCCGGTGGAGACCAACGAGGTGACCATCATCAAGGGCGCCTTCGACCCGGCCAATGCCGATCGGTCCTACACCCCGCCGACGATCAAGGTCGCTGTTGGCGACAAGGTGACGTGGTCGAACGAGGACACGATCTTCCACACGGTCACCTCCGGCCCGTCCGACGGGTCGAAGGCCGAGCCGGACGGGAAGTTCGACTCGGGCAACATCGAAGCGGGTGACACGTTCTCGTACACCTTCACCGAAGCGGGTGAGTTCCCGTACCACTGCGAACCGCACCCGTGGATGATCGGCACGGTGATCGTCGAGTAG
- a CDS encoding SLBB domain-containing protein: MASLEEYLQRGGGSALTRALELGSVATIAEVSAAGLRGRGGAGFPAGRKWDSILNGGGRHHYAVCNAAEGEPGTFKDRAVMRHNPYAVIEGLLVAAHSVGALEAYIALKASFEPELARVGAAVEEMAAAGWLEGLNVTVVTGPEEYLFGEEKALLEVIEGNEPLPRWLPPFLHGLFATAPQLGWESAESEPGHEAGHESNPTLVNNAETLAQAAWIVAHGAEAFRSLGTDESPGTVVCTVVGDVLAPGVVEVPMGTPLRQVIDACGGVAEGRSVKAILPGVANAVLTAEQLDTPLTHEHFAAAGSGLGAAGFIVYDDSACMVEVSAMLSRFLYVESCGQCPPCKLGTGAITEALDRIRTGDGRDADLDTIQRRLQVVADGNRCYLPVQERELISSFLRAFPEDVVAHLDGHCPSDRAELPVPKIVDLADGVVTYDARQMLKRPDWTYAD, translated from the coding sequence GTGGCGTCGCTCGAGGAGTACCTGCAGCGTGGCGGGGGTAGTGCCCTCACCCGAGCCCTCGAGTTGGGCTCGGTGGCCACCATCGCCGAGGTCAGCGCCGCCGGGCTGCGCGGACGCGGCGGCGCCGGGTTCCCGGCGGGACGAAAGTGGGACTCGATCCTCAACGGTGGCGGTCGGCACCACTACGCCGTCTGCAACGCCGCCGAGGGCGAACCCGGCACGTTCAAGGACCGGGCGGTGATGCGCCACAACCCCTATGCGGTGATCGAAGGGTTGCTGGTGGCGGCCCACAGCGTCGGCGCCCTCGAGGCCTACATCGCGTTGAAGGCCAGCTTCGAACCCGAGTTGGCTCGGGTTGGCGCGGCGGTCGAGGAGATGGCCGCCGCCGGCTGGCTCGAGGGGCTGAACGTCACGGTGGTGACCGGCCCCGAGGAGTATCTGTTCGGCGAGGAGAAGGCCCTCCTCGAGGTGATCGAGGGCAACGAACCGTTGCCGCGTTGGCTGCCGCCGTTCCTGCACGGCCTGTTCGCCACCGCCCCGCAGCTGGGCTGGGAGTCGGCCGAATCGGAGCCGGGCCATGAGGCCGGTCACGAGTCCAACCCCACCCTGGTCAACAACGCCGAGACGCTGGCGCAGGCGGCGTGGATCGTCGCCCACGGCGCCGAGGCATTCCGCTCGTTGGGCACCGATGAGTCGCCCGGCACAGTGGTGTGCACCGTCGTCGGCGACGTGCTGGCGCCGGGGGTGGTCGAGGTGCCGATGGGTACCCCGCTGCGTCAGGTGATCGACGCCTGTGGCGGCGTGGCCGAGGGCCGAAGCGTCAAGGCGATCCTGCCGGGGGTGGCCAACGCAGTGCTCACCGCCGAGCAGCTCGACACGCCCCTGACCCATGAGCACTTTGCCGCCGCCGGGTCGGGGCTGGGTGCAGCCGGGTTCATCGTCTACGACGACAGCGCCTGCATGGTCGAGGTGTCGGCGATGTTGTCGAGGTTTCTCTACGTCGAGTCGTGCGGGCAGTGCCCGCCGTGCAAGCTGGGCACCGGTGCGATCACCGAGGCACTCGACCGCATCCGAACCGGCGACGGGCGCGACGCCGACCTGGATACGATCCAGCGCCGCCTGCAGGTGGTGGCCGACGGCAACCGCTGTTACCTGCCGGTGCAGGAACGGGAGCTGATCTCAAGCTTTCTGCGGGCCTTCCCCGAGGACGTGGTCGCCCACCTCGACGGTCACTGTCCGTCGGATCGAGCGGAGCTGCCGGTCCCCAAGATCGTCGACCTTGCCGACGGCGTGGTCACCTATGACGCTCGGCAGATGCTCAAGCGCCCCGACTGGACCTACGCCGACTGA
- a CDS encoding zinc-binding dehydrogenase, giving the protein MTQPEVPETALELRSTLTGDGVVTLGMVQGDVDAPTGSQVVVRVEAAPINPSDLGMLFAMGDISRASAGEGTEFPAVTVPVSAGAVAAQRGRIDKPMPTGNEGGGTVVAAGPASEAQALLGKVVGFSSGNAYAQFRTVEASQCLEMLDGTDPADAAAAFVNPLTALGMVETMRAEGHTALVHTVGASNLGQMLHRICLDDGVGLVNIVRSQDHVDLLRAAGAEYVCNSSAESFRSDLTDALRSTGATIAFDAIGGGDLADTLLSAMETVAGEQADGFSRYGSDTHKQVYIYGGLDRGPTTLRRSYGMSWSVGGWLLTPFLVKSGKKVVDRLRTRVADEITTTFASSYGMALSLADAVDPEMVKRYGVMATGEKALVTPQA; this is encoded by the coding sequence ATGACTCAGCCTGAAGTTCCCGAGACCGCCCTCGAGCTACGTTCGACACTCACCGGTGACGGGGTGGTCACGCTCGGCATGGTGCAGGGTGACGTCGACGCTCCGACGGGCAGCCAGGTGGTCGTTCGGGTCGAGGCCGCCCCGATCAACCCGTCGGACCTCGGGATGCTGTTCGCGATGGGCGACATCTCCAGGGCGTCGGCCGGCGAGGGCACCGAGTTCCCCGCAGTGACCGTCCCGGTGTCGGCCGGCGCAGTCGCCGCTCAGCGAGGGCGCATCGACAAGCCGATGCCGACCGGCAACGAAGGGGGAGGCACCGTCGTGGCCGCCGGACCGGCCAGCGAAGCCCAGGCGCTGCTCGGCAAGGTCGTCGGGTTCTCCTCCGGCAACGCCTATGCCCAGTTCCGCACCGTGGAGGCCTCGCAGTGCCTCGAGATGCTCGACGGGACGGATCCGGCCGATGCAGCGGCCGCATTCGTTAACCCGTTGACCGCGCTCGGCATGGTCGAGACGATGAGGGCTGAAGGCCACACGGCGCTGGTCCACACCGTCGGTGCATCGAACCTCGGCCAGATGCTTCACCGCATCTGCCTCGACGATGGGGTCGGCCTCGTCAACATCGTGCGCTCACAGGATCACGTCGACCTCCTCCGCGCCGCAGGCGCCGAGTACGTGTGCAACTCGAGCGCCGAGTCGTTCCGCAGCGACCTCACCGATGCGCTCCGCTCGACCGGCGCCACCATCGCCTTCGACGCGATCGGCGGCGGCGACCTCGCAGACACGCTGTTGTCGGCGATGGAGACGGTGGCCGGTGAGCAGGCCGACGGGTTCAGCCGCTATGGCTCCGACACCCACAAGCAGGTCTACATCTACGGTGGCCTCGACCGCGGGCCCACCACGCTGAGGCGCAGCTATGGCATGTCGTGGTCGGTCGGCGGATGGTTGCTGACACCGTTTCTCGTCAAGAGCGGCAAGAAAGTAGTGGATCGTCTCCGCACCCGCGTCGCCGACGAGATCACCACTACGTTCGCCAGCTCGTACGGCATGGCGCTGTCGCTCGCAGACGCGGTCGACCCCGAGATGGTCAAGAGGTACGGGGTGATGGCCACGGGCGAGAAGGCGCTGGTCACCCCGCAGGCCTGA
- a CDS encoding endonuclease/exonuclease/phosphatase family protein, with product MATAEDVTMSLRVLTLNIGSLLEPDWDRRRYEIVAWLDRLDPDVVCFQEVSEGAERPNTAGWIADAAAREWHWAFGGAGLATDLWPDTTTLFGSAVLSRWPVEASEYHRLGTAVPDATTDAMVDAVPWELFHVRTAGMDLFSTHLAPAPSHGAHRRVQVTEIDRIIKAVRGDRDEQRFGDRRQGLPAILCGDFNAEPDSDEIRYLCGLTDLDGETTFYLDAWRTAGDGSGYTNDWQANPYCAALNVHRKRIDYVFVGDAFVRRGNAGRVIDARVVADEPITGIVASDHFGVLAEIVWPDRPSD from the coding sequence ATGGCCACTGCTGAGGACGTGACGATGTCGCTGCGGGTGCTCACCCTCAACATTGGATCGCTGCTCGAGCCGGACTGGGACCGGCGGCGGTACGAGATCGTCGCCTGGCTCGATCGCCTCGATCCGGACGTCGTCTGCTTTCAAGAGGTGTCAGAGGGGGCGGAACGGCCCAACACCGCCGGGTGGATCGCCGATGCGGCGGCTCGGGAGTGGCACTGGGCGTTCGGCGGCGCCGGCCTGGCCACTGACCTGTGGCCCGATACCACGACCTTGTTCGGATCGGCGGTGCTGTCGCGCTGGCCGGTCGAGGCGTCGGAGTACCACCGGCTGGGCACCGCCGTCCCCGACGCGACCACTGACGCGATGGTCGATGCGGTGCCGTGGGAGTTGTTTCACGTCCGGACGGCGGGGATGGACCTGTTCTCCACCCACCTTGCGCCCGCCCCCAGCCACGGGGCTCACCGGCGGGTTCAGGTGACCGAGATCGACCGGATCATCAAGGCGGTGCGAGGCGATCGCGACGAGCAGCGCTTTGGCGATCGCCGCCAGGGGCTGCCGGCGATCCTGTGTGGCGACTTCAACGCCGAGCCGGACAGCGACGAGATCCGCTACCTGTGCGGGCTGACCGACCTGGACGGTGAGACGACCTTCTACCTGGACGCGTGGCGCACGGCCGGCGATGGCTCGGGCTACACCAACGACTGGCAGGCCAACCCGTACTGCGCCGCCCTTAACGTCCACCGCAAGCGCATCGACTACGTGTTCGTCGGCGACGCCTTCGTGCGTCGGGGCAACGCCGGACGGGTTATCGACGCACGGGTGGTGGCCGACGAGCCGATCACCGGAATCGTCGCCAGCGACCACTTCGGCGTGCTGGCCGAGATCGTCTGGCCCGATCGGCCGAGCGACTAG
- a CDS encoding acyl-CoA dehydrogenase family protein, translating to MDVDLGDELTALRCRARKVALAGVAQHGAFHDSWINGYSKEFSRTLAAEGWIGMTWPTEHGGGGRPAIERIVMAEEMISVGAPVAASWFADRQLGPSFIAYGTPEQRERFLPGMLSGETTWCIGMSEPDAGSDLASLATFAARDGNDWVISGQKIWTSFAQVADYCYLICRTSREGPPHRGISEIVVPMETPGIEVRPVVDMTTNAHFCEVFFNEVRVPADNLVGIEGDAFKQTMRQLEHERGGIDRLVSNRALYERALEVCDRGDPLVRQAIARLETGYRLGRLLVYREALGQAPAGFSAATKCFCTEHEQRVADFAVRMLGPRAIAESSGPDARLESSPEGVIARSFAYSPAYTIMGGTSTVMRNILGERVLGLPREPKVG from the coding sequence ATGGACGTTGACCTGGGAGATGAGCTGACGGCGCTGCGGTGCCGGGCGCGCAAGGTGGCCCTCGCAGGTGTGGCCCAACACGGCGCGTTTCACGATTCGTGGATCAACGGCTACTCCAAGGAGTTCTCCCGCACGCTGGCCGCCGAGGGCTGGATCGGCATGACCTGGCCGACCGAACACGGTGGTGGGGGCCGCCCGGCGATCGAGCGGATCGTGATGGCCGAGGAGATGATCAGCGTCGGCGCCCCGGTCGCCGCCAGCTGGTTTGCCGACCGGCAGCTGGGGCCGTCGTTCATCGCCTACGGCACGCCCGAGCAACGCGAGCGCTTCCTGCCGGGCATGTTGTCTGGCGAGACCACCTGGTGCATCGGCATGTCCGAGCCCGACGCCGGCTCCGACCTGGCTTCGCTCGCCACGTTCGCCGCTCGCGACGGGAACGACTGGGTCATCTCCGGGCAGAAGATCTGGACGAGCTTCGCCCAGGTGGCCGACTACTGCTACCTGATCTGTCGCACGTCGAGGGAGGGCCCGCCGCACCGGGGCATCAGCGAGATCGTCGTGCCGATGGAAACCCCGGGCATCGAGGTGCGACCGGTCGTCGACATGACGACCAACGCCCACTTCTGCGAGGTGTTTTTCAACGAGGTGCGGGTGCCGGCCGACAACCTGGTCGGCATCGAGGGCGACGCCTTCAAGCAGACGATGCGCCAGCTGGAACACGAACGGGGCGGCATCGACCGGCTGGTGTCCAATCGGGCGCTGTATGAGCGGGCGCTCGAGGTCTGCGACCGGGGGGATCCGTTGGTGCGCCAGGCGATCGCCCGCCTGGAGACGGGCTACCGGCTGGGCCGGCTGTTGGTGTACCGGGAGGCGCTGGGGCAGGCGCCCGCCGGGTTCAGCGCCGCCACCAAGTGCTTCTGCACCGAGCACGAACAGCGGGTGGCCGACTTTGCCGTCCGCATGCTGGGTCCGCGGGCGATCGCCGAAAGCTCGGGACCGGATGCCCGCCTCGAGAGTTCTCCAGAGGGTGTGATTGCTCGCTCGTTCGCGTACTCGCCGGCGTACACGATCATGGGCGGCACCTCGACCGTGATGCGCAACATCCTGGGCGAGCGGGTGCTGGGCCTGCCCCGGGAGCCGAAGGTCGGTTGA
- a CDS encoding acyl-CoA synthetase, whose product MRYPGAHAQANPDRVAMTMAGTGDTVTFGELDATANRLARTFASLGLEYEGHVAACMENRLEVLEVAWGAHYAGLHYTFFSTHLTADEAAFIIEDSGSKVVVLTPAMAERLMPALAELVGDDVTFVSVGGEVEGAQNLDALAAEQSPDPLPGALEGTDMLYSSGTTGRPKGVLRQLTGQPLGTSAGLGLLGELLMGMNTESVYLSPAPMYHAAPLKWSIESIALGASVVLMERFDPEAVLSAIETHRVTHAQFVPTMFVRMLKLPKDVRDRYDVSSLVGVIHAAAPCPPDVKRQMIDWMGPIINEYYAGTEGSGFCWASAEDWLGHPGTVGKPLVGVIHIVGPDNEEVPVGEEGVVYFGEGPQFAYHNDPAKTAEAHHEKGWSTLGDIGKVDAEGFLYLTDRQSNMIITGGVNVYPQEAENVLASHPDIYDVAVIGVPNEDFGEEVKAVVQLMDGVEASDQLAAELVEYCRERMAHVKCPRSIDFTDELPRLPTGKLVKRHLRDSYWEGTGSRI is encoded by the coding sequence CTGCGCTACCCAGGTGCCCATGCCCAAGCCAATCCGGACCGGGTGGCCATGACCATGGCCGGTACTGGCGACACGGTCACCTTCGGTGAGCTCGACGCCACCGCCAACCGGTTGGCGCGCACGTTTGCATCGTTGGGTCTTGAGTACGAGGGCCACGTGGCCGCCTGCATGGAAAACAGGCTCGAGGTGCTCGAGGTGGCCTGGGGCGCCCACTACGCCGGCCTGCACTACACGTTCTTCTCCACGCACCTGACCGCGGACGAGGCGGCCTTCATCATCGAGGACTCCGGTTCCAAGGTGGTGGTGCTCACGCCGGCGATGGCCGAGCGTTTGATGCCCGCACTGGCCGAGCTGGTGGGCGACGACGTGACGTTCGTGTCGGTCGGCGGCGAGGTGGAGGGCGCCCAGAACCTCGACGCGCTGGCCGCCGAGCAATCGCCCGACCCGCTCCCCGGTGCCCTCGAGGGGACCGACATGTTGTACTCCTCGGGCACGACCGGTCGCCCCAAGGGCGTGCTCCGCCAGCTGACAGGCCAGCCGCTCGGCACCAGTGCCGGCCTCGGGCTGCTCGGCGAGCTGCTGATGGGCATGAACACCGAGAGCGTCTACCTCTCCCCCGCCCCGATGTACCACGCCGCCCCGCTGAAGTGGAGCATCGAGAGCATCGCTCTCGGCGCCTCGGTCGTGCTGATGGAGCGCTTCGACCCCGAGGCGGTCCTGTCGGCGATCGAGACCCACCGGGTGACCCACGCCCAGTTCGTCCCGACGATGTTCGTGCGCATGTTGAAGCTGCCCAAGGACGTCCGGGACCGCTACGACGTGTCCAGCCTGGTGGGGGTCATCCACGCGGCGGCGCCCTGCCCGCCCGACGTCAAGCGCCAGATGATCGACTGGATGGGCCCGATCATCAACGAGTACTACGCCGGCACCGAGGGCTCGGGGTTCTGTTGGGCGTCGGCCGAGGACTGGCTGGGCCACCCCGGCACGGTCGGCAAACCCCTCGTCGGCGTGATTCACATCGTCGGGCCCGACAACGAGGAGGTGCCCGTTGGCGAAGAGGGGGTGGTGTACTTCGGCGAGGGCCCGCAGTTCGCCTACCACAACGATCCCGCCAAGACCGCCGAGGCCCATCACGAGAAGGGCTGGTCGACGCTGGGCGACATCGGGAAAGTGGACGCCGAGGGGTTCCTCTACCTCACCGATCGCCAGAGCAACATGATCATCACCGGGGGCGTCAACGTCTACCCCCAGGAGGCCGAGAACGTGCTCGCTTCCCACCCCGACATCTACGACGTGGCCGTCATCGGCGTGCCCAACGAGGACTTCGGCGAGGAGGTCAAGGCGGTCGTCCAGTTGATGGACGGCGTCGAGGCCTCCGATCAGCTCGCCGCCGAACTCGTCGAGTACTGCCGCGAGCGCATGGCCCACGTCAAGTGCCCCCGCAGCATCGACTTCACCGACGAGCTGCCCCGGCTGCCGACGGGCAAGCTGGTCAAGCGACACCTGCGCGACAGCTACTGGGAGGGCACCGGTTCCCGGATCTAG